The proteins below are encoded in one region of Hordeum vulgare subsp. vulgare chromosome 3H, MorexV3_pseudomolecules_assembly, whole genome shotgun sequence:
- the LOC123444045 gene encoding high mobility group B protein 14 produces the protein MKTRSQTTPKPLNTVRLPPVESPRSRPRPKPKPRPETRKKGTLGDLRRPKKPPTAFFYFMEDFRKTYQEENPSVKAMQDVGKACGEKWNKMAFEEKVKYYDLATERRAEFEKAMAQYNKKKINGELSEESE, from the exons ATGAAGACGAGGTCGCAGACCACCCCGAAGCCACTCAACACCGTGCGGCTGCCCCCCGTGGAGAGCCCCCGGTCGAGGCCGAGGCCGAAGCCGAAGCCGAGGCCGGAGACGCGGAAGAAGGGGACCCTCGGCGACCTCCGCCGCCCCAAGAAGCCCCCCACCGCCTTCTTCTATTTCAT GGAGGATTTCCGGAAAACGTATCAGGAAGAAAATCCAAGTGTAAAAGCAATGCAGGAT GTAGGGAAAGCATGCGGCGAGAAATGGAATAAAATGGCATTTGAG GAAAAGGTGAAGTATTATGATCTAGCTACCGAGAGGCGTGCCGAGTTTGAGAAGGCGATGGCTCAGTACAACAAGAAAAAG ATAAACGGTGAATTGTCCGAGGAATCAGAGTAG
- the LOC123444044 gene encoding lipid phosphate phosphatase 2-like: MQAPAGTNAPACPSPAMLSHGVRIARSHAYDWVALLLLVAVEGVLNAIEPFHRFVGEDMIADLRYPMKSNTVPVWAVAVVAVIVPVLIFVAIYIWRRNAYDLHHAILGILFSVLITGVLTDAIKDAVGRPRPNFFWRCFPDGIAVYDNITTAVICHGDASVIKEGHKSFPSGHSSWSFAGLGFLSWYLAGKVAVFDRRGHVAKLCVVILPLLVAAVIAISRVDDYWHHWQDVFAGGILGMVVASVCYLQFFPPPSGDKGFWPHAHFKYVSEREEESRRRRATEMSNSDSTAVVPWQGVAGANTSRTLDAMESGT, translated from the exons ATGCAGGCGCCGGCCGGTACCAATGCTCCGGCGTGCCCGTCACCCGCGATGCTGTCGCATGGCGTCAGGATCGCCAGGTCGCACGCCTACGACTGGGTcgcgctgctcctcctcgtcgccgtcgaAGGCGTCCTCAACGCCATCGAGCCGTTCCACCGGTTCGTCGGCGAAGACATGATCGCGGACCTCAGATACCCCATGAAGAGCAACACCGTCCCGGTCTGGGCCGTTGCG GTCGTTGCTGTCATTGTGCCCGTGCTCATCTTCGTCGCAATATACATCTGGAGGAGGAATGCGTATGATTTGCACCATGCTATACTTG GTATTCTGTTCTCTGTGCTGATCACCGGCGTCCTGACCGATGCTATCAAGGATGCCGTGGGCCGTCCGCGCCCCAACTTCTTCTGGCGCTGCTTCCCTGATGGAATCGCT GTGTACGACAACATCACCACAGCAGTCATATGCCACGGCGACGCCAGCGTGATCAAAGAAGGCCACAAGAGCTTCCCAAGTGGCCACTCTTCCT GGTCTTTTGCCGGCCTGGGGTTCCTGTCGTGGTACCTCGCCGGGAAGGTCGCCGTCTTCGACCGACGAGGGCACGTCGCCAAGCTGTGCGTCGTCATCCTGCCTCTCCTCGTCGCCGCTGTCATCGCCATCTCGCGGGTAGATGACTACTGGCACCATTGGCAGGACGTCTTCGCGGGCGGCATCCTTG GAATGGTGGTTGCCTCTGTTTGCTACCTGCAGTTCTTTCCACCACCCTCTGGTGACAAAG GTTTCTGGCCACATGCACACTTCAAGTACGTCagcgagagagaagaggagagccgGAGGCGGCGCGCTACTGAAATGAGCAACAGTGACTCAACCGCAGTTGTCCCTTGGCAAGGTGTGGCTGGAGCAAACACGAGCCGAACGTTGGACGCGATGGAGTCCGGTACGTAG
- the LOC123444047 gene encoding GDSL esterase/lipase At4g10955-like, which yields MAKAMPDKKAGDAATAAANPLEFHVYGPRNLSSISWKDLLSSSWKNANYRRMVIACFIQGAYLLELDRQEKRDERTGLAPQWWRPFKYRLAQVLVDERDGSIYGAVLEWDHQAALSDYIPFRPTRAPAAVVALRGTLLRAPTFRRDVVDDLRFLAWDSLKGSVRFAGALAALRDAARKFGVGNVCVGGHSLGAGFALQVGKALAKERVFVECHVFNPPSVSLAMSLRGFVETAGELWGRARAWIPYVGSQPAADTSGGHSESEARASLAQSGMGRWLPYLYINTNDYICCHYSDAAGGTATVAVDSGGGNGGGKAGAATMLVVSKGPSKFLAAHGLEQWWADDVELQVALNHSKLIDRQLRSLYAAPPAALRARS from the exons ATGGCCAAGGCGATGCCAGACAAGAAAGCCGGCGATGCAGCGACGGCGGCAGCTAATCCGCTCGAGTTTCATGTGTATGGCCCCCGCAACCTGTCGTCCATCAGCTGGAAAGATCTCCTTAGCTCAAGCTG GAAGAACGCCAACTACCGGCGGATGGTGATCGCGTGCTTCATCCAGGGGGCGTACCTTCTGGAGCTGGACCGGCAGGAGAAGCGCGACGAGCGCACCGGCCTCGCGCCGCAGTGGTGGCGCCCGTTCAAGTACAGGCTCGCCCAGGTGCTCGTCGACGAGCGCGACGGCTCCATCTACGGCGCCGTCCTCGAGTGGGACCACCAGGCGGCGCTGTCCGACTACATCCCGTTCCGCCCCACCCGCGCGCCGGCAGCCGTCGTGGCGCTGCGCGGCACGCTGCTCCGTGCGCCCACGTTCCGCCGCGACGTCGTCGACGACCTCCGCTTCCTGGCCTGGGACAGCCTCAAGGGCTCCGTGCGCTTCGCCGGCGCGCTCGCGGCGCTGCGGGACGCCGCGCGCAAGTTCGGCGTCGGCAACGTGTGCGTGGGCGGGCACTCGCTGGGTGCCGGGTTCGCGCTCCAGGTGGGCAAGGCGCTGGCCAAGGAGCGCGTCTTCGTGGAGTGCCACGTGTTCAACCCGCCTTCCGTGTCGCTGGCCATGAGCCTCAGGGGGTTCGTCGAGACGGCCGGCGAGCTGTGGGGCCGTGCGCGCGCGTGGATCCCATACGTGGGCTCTCAGCCTGCTGCGGACACGAGCGGCGGCCACAGTGAAAGTGAGGCGAGGGCGTCGCTGGCGCAGTCGGGGATGGGAAGGTGGCTGCCGTACCTGTACATCAACACGAACGACTACATCTGCTGCCACTACAGCGACGCAGCGGGCGGCACGGCGACCGTGGCGGTCGACAGCGGGGGCGGGAACGGCGGTGGCAAGGCGGGGGCAGCGACGATGCTAGTCGTGTCCAAGGGGCCGAGCAAATTCCTGGCAGCGCACGGGCTGGAGCAGTGGTGGGCTGACGATGTCGAGCTGCAGGTGGCACTCAACCACAGCAAGCTAATCGACCGCCAGCTCAGGTCGCTCTACGCAGCGCCGCCGGCCGCACTGCGTGCCCGGAGTTAG